The Blastomonas fulva genome contains a region encoding:
- a CDS encoding VOC family protein has product MIGYVTVGTNDLDKARAFYAGLVGALGGSELMRMEENGFTLFGTQWGVPGIAVTRPYNGEPASVGNGTMIALALDARAKVDMLHAKALELGGSCEGEPGLRGPEGDQAFYGAYFRDLDGNKLCAFKVGPAD; this is encoded by the coding sequence ATGATCGGTTATGTGACGGTTGGCACCAATGATCTCGACAAGGCACGCGCATTCTACGCAGGCCTGGTCGGTGCGCTGGGTGGCAGCGAGCTGATGCGGATGGAGGAAAACGGCTTCACGCTGTTCGGCACGCAATGGGGCGTCCCCGGCATCGCGGTGACCCGGCCCTATAACGGCGAGCCAGCCAGCGTCGGCAACGGCACCATGATCGCGCTGGCCTTGGATGCCCGCGCCAAGGTCGACATGCTCCATGCCAAGGCGCTGGAACTGGGCGGCAGCTGCGAGGGCGAACCGGGCCTGCGCGGACCCGAAGGCGACCAGGCTTTCTATGGCGCCTATTTCCGTGACCTCGACGGCAACAAGCTGTGCGCATTCAAGGTGGGTCCGGCGGACTGA
- a CDS encoding serine hydrolase domain-containing protein, with protein MLGAFAAPATAQTDDNVRIELTFTADQLGRSKVSGLAHRPSMREATLDDPVRIASISKLAVGVAVMRLVDKQALDLDRDVSLYLGWRLVHPQHPGTKITLRLLLSHQSGLTDDAGYFIPLDAKLADLLAQPEAWDASHAPGSFFRYANVNYPVVAAVMEAATGRRFDRIMTEEVFDPLAIPACYNWSGCKTEARKDAITLYRPDGSIARDDWITQPEQCASMTTRDGRCDLDAYLSGQNGSAFGPQGGLRISAGGLARLGQMLLGGGDGLLTPQSFAELIRAQWRFDGSNGDDDKGYFTAFGLGVQRIEQADGRVWIGHPGEAYGLRAGLWVDRAGGQGVVRISTGHAEDYPVGHCLVACP; from the coding sequence ATGCTGGGGGCCTTCGCCGCCCCCGCCACCGCGCAGACCGACGACAATGTCCGCATCGAGCTGACCTTCACCGCCGACCAGCTCGGTCGGTCGAAGGTCTCGGGCCTTGCCCACCGGCCCTCGATGCGCGAGGCGACACTCGACGATCCGGTGCGGATCGCGTCGATCTCAAAGCTCGCGGTGGGCGTTGCGGTGATGCGGCTGGTCGACAAGCAGGCGCTCGATCTCGATCGCGACGTCTCGCTGTATCTCGGCTGGCGACTGGTCCACCCGCAGCACCCCGGCACCAAGATCACGCTTCGGCTGCTGCTGTCGCACCAATCGGGGCTGACCGATGACGCGGGCTATTTCATCCCGCTCGATGCGAAACTTGCCGACCTGCTGGCCCAGCCCGAGGCCTGGGATGCGAGCCACGCCCCCGGAAGCTTCTTCCGCTATGCCAATGTCAATTATCCCGTGGTCGCCGCGGTGATGGAAGCGGCGACGGGGCGCCGGTTCGACCGGATCATGACCGAAGAGGTATTCGATCCGCTCGCCATCCCGGCCTGCTACAACTGGTCGGGCTGCAAGACCGAGGCGCGCAAGGACGCGATCACGCTCTACCGCCCCGATGGCAGCATCGCGCGCGACGACTGGATCACCCAGCCCGAGCAATGCGCATCGATGACGACCCGCGATGGCCGGTGCGATCTCGATGCCTATCTGTCCGGACAGAACGGATCGGCCTTTGGCCCGCAGGGCGGTCTGCGCATTTCCGCAGGCGGTCTGGCGCGGCTGGGTCAGATGCTGCTGGGTGGCGGCGATGGGCTGCTCACCCCGCAATCCTTTGCCGAGCTGATCCGCGCGCAATGGCGCTTCGACGGCAGCAACGGCGATGACGACAAGGGCTATTTCACCGCCTTTGGACTGGGGGTCCAGCGCATCGAGCAGGCCGATGGGCGGGTGTGGATCGGTCATCCGGGGGAGGCCTATGGCCTGCGCGCCGGGCTGTGGGTCGACCGCGCGGGCGGCCAGGGCGTGGTGCGTATCAGCACCGGCCATGCCGAAGATTACCCCGTAGGTCATTGTCTTGTCGCTTGCCCGTGA
- a CDS encoding DUF3617 domain-containing protein, producing MMKVLQTVSILALPLVALAACSGGGADKDGDGKISKEEVVAEAEAIKFSAGEWENKVEIVDVKFDESKLPPEAKGMTGAIVKQMVGQVQTTKNCLTKEEAEKPGADFLAGAENDECTYKKFDLSGGKIDADIACKGKEAGQQGDIKLTGTYTATSYDMQMAMVMASPQSGSMTIKAKNSAKRIGECKG from the coding sequence ATGATGAAGGTGTTGCAGACTGTATCGATCCTGGCGCTCCCGCTGGTGGCGCTGGCCGCCTGCAGCGGCGGCGGTGCGGACAAGGATGGCGACGGCAAGATCAGCAAGGAAGAGGTCGTTGCCGAAGCCGAAGCGATCAAGTTCAGCGCTGGCGAATGGGAAAACAAGGTCGAGATCGTCGATGTGAAGTTCGACGAGAGCAAGCTCCCTCCCGAGGCCAAGGGCATGACCGGCGCGATCGTCAAGCAGATGGTCGGCCAGGTGCAGACCACCAAGAATTGCCTGACCAAGGAAGAGGCCGAAAAGCCGGGCGCCGATTTCCTCGCCGGGGCCGAGAACGACGAGTGCACCTACAAGAAGTTCGACCTTTCCGGCGGCAAGATCGATGCCGACATCGCCTGCAAGGGCAAGGAAGCGGGCCAGCAGGGCGACATCAAGCTGACCGGCACCTACACCGCCACCAGCTATGACATGCAGATGGCGATGGTGATGGCATCGCCGCAGAGTGGTTCGATGACGATCAAGGCGAAGAACAGCGCCAAGCGCATCGGCGAGTGCAAGGGCTGA
- the uvrB gene encoding excinuclease ABC subunit UvrB, which produces MAELVIRRGLEEPQTDGTFVPHKPQRPEKAEGGRAFKLVSEYTPSGDQPTAIKELVEGIRAHDQDQVLLGVTGSGKTFTMAKIIEATQRPALILAPNKILAAQLYGEFKSFFPENAVEYFVSYYDYYQPEAYVPRSDTYIEKESSVNEAIDRMRHSATRSLLERDDVIIVASVSCIYGIGSVETYSAMIFDIKAGESVDQRELIRKLVALQYKRNDASFTRGNFRVRGDTLELFPSHYEDVAWRISFFGDEVESISEFDPLTGRPGDKLERVRVYANSHYVTPGPTMQQAAAAIRFELTERLKELEIEGRLLEAQRLEQRTNFDLEMIAATGSCAGIENYSRFLTGRLPGEPPPTLFEYLPENALLFLDESHQTVPQIGAMARGDHRRKLTLAEYGFRLPSCIDNRPLRFNEWDAMRPQTVSVSATPGNWEMEQTGGVFTEQVIRPTGLIDPPVEIKPVEEQVDDLINECKKVAAQGYRTLVTTLTKRMAEDLTEYMHEAGIKVRYMHSDVETLERIELIRDLRLGVYDVLIGINLLREGLDIPECGLVAILDADKEGFLRSETSLIQTIGRAARNVEGRVILYADRITGSMERALNETDRRREKQVAYNEEHGITPTTIKRNIGDIIAHVASKDSVLIDTGDADRPHMVGHNLRGYIEELEKKMRAAAADLEFEEAGRLRDEIRKLEAEELGLPVEQRVAAPKGRATEGKPGTRKMRYGKTQRKF; this is translated from the coding sequence ATGGCAGAACTGGTAATCCGACGCGGTCTTGAAGAGCCGCAAACCGATGGCACGTTCGTGCCGCACAAGCCGCAGCGCCCCGAAAAGGCCGAGGGCGGGCGCGCGTTCAAGCTGGTCAGCGAATACACCCCCTCGGGCGACCAGCCGACCGCGATCAAGGAACTGGTCGAGGGCATCAGGGCGCACGATCAAGACCAGGTGCTGCTCGGCGTCACCGGTTCAGGCAAGACCTTCACCATGGCCAAGATCATCGAGGCGACGCAGCGCCCCGCGCTGATCCTGGCGCCCAACAAGATCCTCGCCGCGCAGCTTTATGGAGAGTTCAAGAGCTTCTTCCCCGAAAACGCGGTCGAATATTTCGTCAGCTATTATGATTACTACCAGCCCGAGGCCTATGTGCCGCGCTCGGACACGTACATCGAGAAGGAAAGCTCGGTAAACGAGGCGATCGACCGGATGCGCCATTCGGCCACCCGATCGCTGCTCGAACGCGACGATGTGATCATCGTCGCATCGGTGTCGTGCATCTACGGCATCGGATCGGTCGAGACCTATTCGGCGATGATCTTCGACATCAAGGCAGGCGAGAGCGTCGACCAGCGCGAACTCATCCGCAAGCTTGTCGCGCTGCAGTACAAGCGCAACGACGCGAGCTTCACCCGCGGCAACTTCCGCGTGCGCGGCGATACGCTCGAGCTGTTTCCCTCGCACTATGAGGACGTCGCCTGGCGCATCTCGTTCTTCGGCGACGAGGTGGAATCGATCAGCGAGTTCGACCCGCTTACCGGCAGGCCCGGCGACAAGCTCGAGCGCGTGCGGGTCTATGCCAACTCGCACTATGTCACCCCCGGCCCGACGATGCAGCAGGCGGCAGCGGCCATCCGCTTCGAGCTGACCGAGCGATTGAAGGAGCTCGAGATCGAAGGGCGTCTGCTCGAGGCGCAAAGGCTCGAGCAGCGCACCAATTTCGACCTCGAGATGATCGCCGCGACCGGCAGCTGCGCGGGCATCGAGAACTATTCGCGCTTCCTCACCGGCCGACTGCCGGGCGAGCCGCCGCCGACCCTGTTCGAATATCTGCCGGAGAACGCGCTGCTGTTCCTCGACGAAAGCCACCAGACCGTGCCGCAGATCGGTGCGATGGCGCGCGGGGATCACCGCCGCAAGCTGACGCTCGCCGAATACGGGTTCCGCCTGCCCAGCTGCATCGACAACCGCCCGCTGCGCTTCAACGAATGGGACGCGATGCGCCCGCAGACGGTCAGCGTGTCGGCGACGCCGGGCAACTGGGAGATGGAGCAGACCGGCGGCGTGTTCACCGAGCAGGTCATCCGTCCCACCGGACTCATCGATCCGCCGGTGGAGATCAAGCCGGTCGAGGAGCAGGTCGACGATCTGATCAACGAGTGCAAGAAGGTCGCCGCGCAAGGCTACCGCACGCTGGTCACCACGCTCACCAAGCGCATGGCCGAGGACCTGACCGAATACATGCACGAGGCGGGGATCAAGGTCCGCTACATGCATTCGGACGTCGAGACGCTGGAGCGCATCGAGCTGATCCGCGACCTGCGGCTCGGCGTCTACGACGTGCTGATCGGGATCAACCTGCTGCGCGAAGGATTGGACATCCCCGAATGCGGGCTGGTCGCGATCCTGGATGCAGACAAGGAAGGGTTCTTGCGCAGCGAAACCTCGCTGATCCAGACCATCGGCCGCGCCGCGCGCAACGTCGAGGGCCGCGTGATCCTCTATGCCGACCGGATTACGGGCAGCATGGAACGCGCGCTCAACGAGACCGACCGCCGCCGTGAGAAGCAGGTGGCGTACAACGAAGAGCACGGCATCACGCCCACGACGATCAAGCGCAACATCGGCGACATCATCGCGCATGTCGCCAGCAAGGACAGCGTGCTGATCGATACCGGCGATGCGGACCGCCCGCACATGGTCGGCCACAATCTGCGCGGCTATATCGAGGAGCTGGAGAAGAAGATGCGCGCCGCCGCTGCCGATCTCGAGTTCGAGGAAGCCGGAAGGTTGCGCGACGAGATCCGCAAGCTGGAGGCGGAGGAGCTGGGGCTACCGGTCGAACAGCGCGTGGCTGCGCCGAAGGGCCGGGCGACCGAAGGCAAGCCGGGCACGCGCAAGATGCGCTACGGGAAGACGCAGCGGAAGTTCTGA
- a CDS encoding type II toxin-antitoxin system RelE/ParE family toxin, whose amino-acid sequence MIRSFSDAETEKIWQRKPSRKLPPDIQATALRKLLQLDSIEQLQELRVPRGNRFEQLKGYQPLRYSVRINDQWRLTFNWSDGGAHDVRIEDYHTG is encoded by the coding sequence ATGATACGTTCATTTTCCGATGCCGAAACGGAGAAGATCTGGCAACGCAAGCCAAGTCGCAAACTGCCGCCGGATATCCAGGCCACGGCCTTGCGCAAGCTGCTGCAACTCGATTCCATCGAGCAACTTCAAGAGCTGAGGGTGCCGCGCGGCAACCGGTTTGAGCAGTTGAAAGGTTATCAGCCGTTGCGATATAGTGTGCGTATCAACGACCAGTGGCGGCTGACGTTCAACTGGTCCGACGGAGGTGCCCACGATGTCCGGATCGAGGACTATCACACAGGATGA
- a CDS encoding HigA family addiction module antitoxin: protein MSGSRTITQDDERLDNVHVGDILREDFLIGTEIPVEDVAAGSGIDVDEIIAIMDRRKDVDARIDLRLARYFGMSDGFFLRLQNHWDIEEVLRSEGAELDRIIQRAA from the coding sequence ATGTCCGGATCGAGGACTATCACACAGGATGATGAGCGGCTGGACAACGTCCATGTCGGCGACATCCTGCGTGAAGATTTTCTGATCGGCACCGAAATTCCGGTAGAAGACGTCGCGGCAGGTTCCGGCATCGATGTGGACGAGATCATCGCCATCATGGATCGCCGGAAGGATGTGGATGCGCGCATCGATCTGCGCCTCGCCCGGTATTTTGGAATGTCAGACGGATTTTTCCTGAGGCTCCAAAACCATTGGGATATCGAGGAGGTCCTTCGTAGCGAAGGCGCAGAACTCGACCGGATCATTCAGCGGGCCGCCTGA
- the katG gene encoding catalase/peroxidase HPI: MNRTSVSVFALLAFSLSAPAALASAENAPTVTDAPARSAAMSNQDWWPERLDLSPLRQHAAESNPMGDDFDYAKEFQTLDIAAVKKDIEALMTTSQDWWPADYGHYGPFFIRMAWHSAGTYRVTDGRGGAGGGQQRFEPLNSWPDNVNLDRARRLLWPIKQKYGRKLSWADLMVLTGNVALESMGFKTFGFAGGRTDDWEADKVYWGREKKFLAADRYHGDRQLEKPLAAVQMGLIYVNPEGPNGNPDPLAAARDIRETFGRMAMNDEETVALIAGGHTFGKAHGAHKPDDCMGADPAGSATEQQGIGWVNKCGAGKGADTITSGLEGAWSVNPIAWTSQYFDNLYAFDWVQTRSPAGAIQWIPSDKNAANLVPDAHDKTKRHAPIMFTTDLSMKMDPGYRKVSERFHKDPDAFADAFARAWFKLTHRDMGPRTRYLGADAPKVDLIWQDPVPAVTHPLVDANDVASLKSQVLASGLTGPELIRTAWAAAASYRDTDMRGGTNGGRVRLAPQKDWAVNNPAEITRVVSRLEAVQASFNKAQKGGKMISLADLIVLGGNAAIEQAAAKAGHSLTVPFTPGRGDATQAQTDVSSFASLEPTADGFRNYYSAASEMAPVDMLIDRANLLSLTVPEMTVLVGGLRALDANTGGSKHGVFTTTPGQLNNAFFVNLLDMGSKWSKSAGNPGLYEGRDIKSGQVKWTATPVDLVFGSNSELRAVAEVYAASDGEQKFAQDFVAAWTKVMNLGLM; encoded by the coding sequence ATGAATCGCACATCTGTTTCCGTGTTCGCCCTGCTGGCGTTCAGCCTGTCCGCGCCTGCAGCGCTGGCGAGTGCCGAAAACGCCCCCACCGTCACCGATGCGCCCGCGCGCTCGGCTGCGATGTCCAACCAGGATTGGTGGCCCGAGCGGCTCGACCTGTCGCCGCTGCGCCAGCATGCTGCGGAGTCGAACCCGATGGGCGACGATTTCGACTACGCCAAGGAATTCCAGACGCTGGACATCGCTGCGGTGAAGAAGGACATCGAGGCGCTGATGACCACCTCGCAGGATTGGTGGCCGGCCGATTACGGCCATTACGGTCCGTTCTTCATCCGCATGGCCTGGCACAGCGCGGGCACCTATCGCGTCACCGATGGCCGCGGCGGTGCGGGCGGTGGCCAGCAGCGGTTCGAGCCGCTCAACAGCTGGCCCGACAACGTGAACCTCGATCGCGCGCGCCGCCTGCTGTGGCCGATCAAGCAGAAGTACGGCCGCAAGCTGAGCTGGGCCGACCTCATGGTGCTCACCGGCAACGTCGCGCTCGAATCCATGGGCTTCAAGACCTTCGGCTTCGCCGGTGGCCGCACCGACGACTGGGAGGCCGACAAGGTCTATTGGGGCCGCGAGAAGAAGTTCCTCGCCGCCGATCGCTATCATGGCGACCGCCAGCTGGAAAAGCCGCTCGCGGCGGTCCAGATGGGCCTGATCTACGTCAACCCCGAGGGTCCGAACGGCAACCCCGATCCGCTGGCAGCGGCGCGTGACATCCGCGAGACCTTCGGCCGCATGGCGATGAACGACGAGGAAACCGTGGCGCTGATCGCGGGCGGCCATACCTTCGGCAAGGCGCATGGCGCGCACAAGCCCGACGATTGCATGGGCGCCGATCCGGCAGGTTCCGCGACCGAACAGCAGGGCATCGGCTGGGTCAACAAGTGCGGCGCCGGCAAGGGCGCGGACACCATCACCAGCGGCCTGGAAGGCGCCTGGTCGGTCAATCCGATTGCCTGGACCAGCCAGTATTTCGACAATCTCTACGCGTTCGACTGGGTGCAGACCCGCAGCCCGGCAGGTGCGATCCAGTGGATCCCCAGCGACAAGAACGCGGCCAATCTGGTCCCCGATGCGCATGACAAGACCAAGCGCCACGCGCCGATCATGTTCACCACCGACCTGTCGATGAAGATGGATCCGGGCTATCGCAAGGTGTCCGAACGCTTCCACAAGGATCCGGACGCGTTCGCCGATGCCTTTGCCCGCGCCTGGTTCAAGCTGACCCATCGGGACATGGGCCCGCGCACCCGTTATCTGGGCGCAGACGCACCCAAGGTCGACCTGATCTGGCAGGATCCTGTGCCCGCGGTGACGCATCCGCTGGTCGATGCAAACGATGTCGCATCGCTCAAGTCGCAGGTTCTCGCCAGTGGCCTGACCGGGCCCGAGCTGATCCGCACGGCATGGGCGGCAGCCGCAAGCTACCGCGACACCGACATGCGCGGTGGCACCAATGGCGGCCGCGTGCGTCTGGCCCCTCAAAAGGACTGGGCGGTCAACAATCCGGCCGAGATCACCCGCGTGGTGAGCAGGCTGGAGGCGGTGCAGGCATCGTTCAACAAGGCGCAGAAGGGCGGCAAGATGATCTCGCTCGCCGATCTGATCGTGCTGGGCGGCAATGCGGCGATCGAACAGGCCGCAGCCAAGGCCGGGCACAGCCTGACCGTGCCGTTCACCCCGGGTCGCGGCGATGCCACCCAGGCGCAGACTGATGTCAGCTCGTTCGCATCGCTCGAGCCCACTGCCGATGGCTTCCGCAACTATTACAGTGCGGCCAGCGAGATGGCGCCGGTGGACATGCTGATCGACCGGGCCAACCTGCTCAGCCTGACAGTGCCCGAAATGACGGTGCTGGTCGGCGGACTCCGCGCGCTGGATGCCAATACCGGCGGGTCCAAGCATGGCGTGTTCACCACCACGCCGGGGCAGCTCAACAACGCGTTCTTCGTCAACCTGCTCGACATGGGCAGCAAGTGGTCGAAGTCGGCGGGCAATCCGGGGCTGTATGAAGGCCGCGATATCAAGTCGGGCCAGGTCAAGTGGACCGCAACCCCGGTCGACCTGGTGTTCGGATCGAACTCCGAGCTGCGCGCGGTGGCGGAAGTCTATGCTGCAAGCGACGGCGAGCAGAAGTTTGCCCAGGACTTCGTCGCAGCCTGGACCAAGGTGATGAACCTCGGCCTGATGTAA
- a CDS encoding AsmA family protein, which translates to MNPTSHDASDPASVTPAPVPTPSELTPPDSAERRKRRLRIARNIAIGVLGTLFAIWLILFITKGRFLKGPVEGIASSLTEREVAVKGDFQLYFAPFRIKFFAEGLTVSNPEWATRPYLFTARRIDTRIAPLPLLLGNWRLYWLDLTDGAVDLEWNARRTANTWTFDSSGDAKPLELPTIDRASLRDTKVRYRDPVLQLLTDLDFASVVSNDARIGQAVRFTGDGTLRSTPFTLKGALLTPDATVQRGQNKLELQARAANNIIDISGTLPSLADIEGVPLATRARGRNAAELLGIIGVVIPRTRTYKLNATLVKNDREYRFTGLKGTFGDSDIAGKFTVNMAGERVHVDATLATKTLDIIDVSPFIGYNPDVVAARGVQAAAAESGAAPARLLPNASLRAEGLRVFDADVRYTAARLRSDSIPISDISVTVDLDDGMLKLSPLILTMARGKLESDIAIDWRRRPARTQYDIRLASTPMAQLLSGFGVAEAGTTGTVKGRIQLTGDGDALHDSLGSASGRMAFVIPKGTFWTRNVQLAELDFGTFVQKMFEDKLKDPVQINCGLVAFTVRKGAAAADPILIDTTKNVITGRGGFSFATEQMDMAFRADGKKFSLVSGQSPVQIGGYFSSAKLNVISPELLGRAGVGLGLAVLAAPPAALLAFVDVGDAKSAACGPVLQGARAAGQRTTKGKPRDDVGNGKKATSGKRDDKKFLGIF; encoded by the coding sequence ATGAACCCGACATCGCACGACGCATCCGATCCCGCTTCTGTCACCCCCGCGCCTGTTCCCACTCCGTCGGAGCTGACCCCGCCTGATAGCGCCGAACGCCGCAAGCGCCGTCTGCGTATCGCGCGCAATATCGCGATCGGTGTGCTGGGCACGCTGTTTGCCATCTGGCTGATCCTGTTCATCACCAAGGGACGTTTTCTCAAGGGCCCGGTCGAAGGCATCGCCTCATCGCTGACCGAACGCGAGGTGGCGGTGAAGGGGGACTTCCAGCTCTACTTCGCGCCTTTCAGGATCAAGTTTTTCGCCGAAGGACTGACGGTTTCGAACCCGGAATGGGCGACGCGCCCCTATCTGTTCACCGCGCGAAGGATAGACACCCGGATCGCGCCGCTGCCGCTGCTGCTCGGCAACTGGCGGTTGTACTGGCTTGACCTGACCGACGGCGCAGTCGACCTCGAATGGAACGCCCGGCGCACCGCCAACACATGGACATTCGACAGCAGCGGCGATGCCAAGCCGCTGGAGTTGCCGACGATCGACCGGGCTTCGCTGCGCGATACCAAGGTGCGATACCGCGACCCCGTGCTCCAGCTGCTGACCGATCTCGACTTCGCCTCGGTGGTGTCGAACGATGCCAGAATCGGCCAGGCGGTGCGGTTCACCGGCGACGGCACGTTGCGCTCGACCCCCTTCACGCTCAAGGGCGCGCTGCTGACCCCTGATGCCACGGTACAGCGCGGCCAGAACAAGCTTGAGCTGCAGGCGCGCGCTGCCAACAACATCATCGATATCTCGGGCACCCTGCCCAGTCTCGCCGATATCGAGGGCGTACCGCTGGCCACCAGGGCGCGGGGCCGCAATGCCGCCGAGTTGTTGGGGATCATCGGCGTCGTCATCCCGCGCACCCGGACCTACAAACTCAATGCCACGCTGGTGAAGAACGACCGCGAATATCGCTTCACCGGCCTGAAGGGCACGTTCGGCGACAGCGACATCGCGGGCAAATTCACCGTCAACATGGCGGGCGAGCGGGTGCATGTCGATGCGACGCTGGCGACAAAGACACTCGACATCATCGATGTCTCACCCTTTATCGGCTACAATCCCGATGTCGTGGCGGCGCGCGGCGTCCAGGCGGCGGCTGCGGAAAGCGGTGCGGCCCCTGCCCGTCTGTTGCCCAATGCCAGCCTTCGCGCCGAAGGGCTGCGCGTGTTCGACGCCGATGTGCGTTACACCGCTGCCCGGTTGCGGTCGGATAGCATTCCGATCAGCGACATCTCGGTCACCGTCGATCTCGATGATGGTATGCTCAAGCTGTCGCCTCTGATACTGACCATGGCGCGGGGCAAGCTTGAGTCCGATATCGCCATCGATTGGCGCCGCCGCCCGGCGCGAACGCAATATGACATCCGTCTGGCCTCGACCCCGATGGCGCAGCTGCTCAGCGGGTTCGGCGTCGCCGAGGCGGGCACCACCGGCACGGTCAAGGGCCGCATCCAGCTGACCGGCGATGGCGACGCGCTGCACGATTCGCTCGGCAGCGCATCGGGCCGGATGGCGTTCGTCATCCCCAAGGGCACCTTCTGGACGCGCAACGTCCAGCTGGCAGAGCTCGATTTCGGCACCTTCGTCCAGAAGATGTTCGAGGACAAGCTGAAGGACCCGGTGCAGATCAATTGCGGGCTGGTCGCGTTTACCGTGCGCAAGGGCGCGGCGGCGGCGGACCCGATCCTGATCGACACCACCAAGAACGTGATCACCGGGCGCGGCGGCTTCAGCTTCGCCACCGAGCAGATGGACATGGCCTTCCGCGCCGATGGCAAGAAGTTCAGCCTCGTGTCGGGCCAGTCGCCGGTGCAGATCGGCGGCTATTTCTCGTCCGCCAAGCTCAACGTCATCAGCCCCGAACTGCTGGGCCGCGCAGGCGTGGGCCTGGGGCTGGCGGTGCTCGCCGCGCCGCCTGCTGCGCTGCTGGCGTTCGTCGATGTCGGCGATGCCAAGTCTGCCGCCTGCGGTCCGGTTCTGCAGGGCGCAAGGGCCGCCGGCCAGCGCACCACCAAGGGCAAGCCGCGAGACGATGTCGGCAACGGCAAGAAGGCGACCAGCGGCAAGAGGGACGACAAGAAGTTCCTCGGCATCTTCTGA